The following coding sequences are from one Gossypium hirsutum isolate 1008001.06 chromosome A12, Gossypium_hirsutum_v2.1, whole genome shotgun sequence window:
- the LOC121210810 gene encoding RING-H2 finger protein ATL54, protein MGFQHRKLMADSINETSTNDCSICYQFCVTSCFEICPALCPPYVPPYVDIYPPPSPFSDSGSHSNKPNKFLIITSTILAAAFLVLCCFAYYVWCYRRRSNGRSRSSEVETDETRDEFLDENHGPIVDHPIWYINTVGLQPSIIRSIAVCKYKRGEGLVEGTDCAVCLTEFEEDESLRLLPKCNHAFHVPCIDTWLRSHTTCPMCRAPIVSNPGNRGPSSSGVNNEDPGRTEETQVVIVEDDNNEGPDDGGTSEIREEEERDELAVESERNNGDSSGTEDGIQAMRRSVSLNSMAASQISEDLINGSNPEGSSNGNSDNESGKGKEPSVRIVPRRVAGNQNLLRFMCQSSIGRSLQNKPGFMRRSFSYSGKFSLPIINNKIHNTNPPLRSF, encoded by the coding sequence ATGGGTTTCCAACATAGAAAGTTGATGGCTGATTCTATAAATGAAACCTCAACAAATGATTGTTCCATTTGTTACCAGTTCTGTGTTACATCATGTTTTGAAATATGTCCTGCTCTTTGTCCCCCTTATGTACCTCCTTATGTTGATATATACCCTCCTCCGAGCCCTTTTTCGGATTCCGGTTCTCATTCAAATAAACCCAACAAGTTTTTGATCATAACTTCAACTATCCTCGCCGCCGCTTTTCTGGTTCTCTGTTGTTTTGCTTACTATGTCTGGTGTTATAGACGACGGTCTAATGGTCGGAGCAGGTCATCGGAGGTCGAAACGGATGAAACCCGAGATGAATTCCTAGATGAAAATCATGGTCCTATCGTTGACCATCCCATCTGGTATATCAACACCGTTGGCTTGCAACCGTCCATCATCCGTTCAATCGCGGTTTGTAAGTATAAGAGAGGCGAGGGTCTTGTGGAAGGAACCGACTGCGCTGTTTGCTTGACCGAGTTCGAAGAAGACGAGAGTCTCAGGCTGTTGCCCAAGTGCAACCATGCTTTTCACGTTCCTTGTATTGACACTTGGCTTAGATCGCACACCACTTGTCCTATGTGCCGAGCACCTATTGTTTCCAACCCCGGTAATAGAGGACCGTCGTCGTCCGGGGTAAATAATGAAGATCCGGGAAGAACTGAAGAAACCCAAGTTGTGATTGTGGAAGATGATAATAATGAAGGACCTGATGATGGTGGAACAAGTGAAATAAGGGAGGAGGAAGAGAGAGATGAATTGGCAGTTGAAAGTGAGAGAAACAACGGTGATAGTTCGGGAACAGAGGATGGGATTCAAGCTATGAGAAGATCAGTTTCATTGAATTCCATGGCAGCTTCTCAGATCAGCGAGGATCTTATAAATGGTAGTAATCCAGAGGGGTCGTCTAATGGCAATTCAGATAATGAAAGCGGAAAAGGGAAAGAACCGAGCGTCAGGATTGTTCCAAGGAGAGTTGCAGGGAATCAAAATTTGCTCAGATTTATGTGTCAATCTTCCATAGGTAGATCCTTGCAAAATAAGCCAGGTTTCATGAGAAGATCATTTTCTTACAGTGGGAAATTCTCGTTGCCTATAATCAACAACAAGATCCACAATACAAATCCTCCATTGAGGAGCTTTTGA
- the LOC107928985 gene encoding serine/threonine-protein kinase PEPKR2, whose amino-acid sequence METLGNKRKGSEMLPSCRRSFSPIAVVWPHLSLEDYSRQKRKRKEDEVLKVAVASVTRVVKGIATAPPCGSASLEPPNRGLKRKIGCIEAATQFGRKKKIEQDFDLGATIGSGKFGSVVLCRSKVNGEEFACKTLRKGEDLVHQEVEIMQHLSGHPGIVTLKAVYEDLKSFFLVMELCPGGRLLDQMAKERHYSEYHAANILKELVLVIKYCHDMGVVHRDIKPENILLTATGQMKLADFGLAVRMSNGQSLTGVVGSPAYVAPEVLTGHYSEKVDIWSAGVLLHALLVSVLPFHGDTLDSVFEAIKNADLDFENGAWRSISQPARDLVARMLARDVSVRLTADEVLGHPWILFHTEATLGMAAFETKMGNHEKPASPQLTISPGVVSERSKMIPNGFLNDDSFLFLSSNSSYTRSEVQDSALVDALTVAISRVAISEPKRTRLCGPTGPIQQECSSNIKVNNNNHHLCTAF is encoded by the exons ATGGAAACCCTTGGGAATAAGAGGAAGGGCTCGGAAATGTTGCCATCATGTCGTAGGTCCTTTTCTCCTATAGCGGTTGTTTGGCCTCACTTGTCACTGGAAGATTACTCGAGGCAGAAAAGGAAGCGTAAGGAAGATGAAGTGCTTAAAGTAGCTGTTGCCTCTGTTACGAGAGTAGTCAAAGGGATTGCCACTGCCCCACCTTGTGGGAGTGCATCTTTGGAACCACCCAATAGGGGCCTTAAGAGGAAAATTGGGTGTATTGAGGCAGCAACTCAATTTGGTCGGAAAAAGAAGATTGAGCAAGATTTTGATTTGGGTGCAACAATTGGGAGTGGAAAATTTGGATCGGTTGTATTGTGTCGAAGTAAGGTGAATGGCGAAGAGTTTGCATGCAAAACGTTACGCAAAGGTGAAGATCTTGTGCATCAGGAAGTGGAGATAATGCAACACCTCTCTGGTCATCCTGGTATTGTGACATTGAAGGCAGTGTATGAGGATCTGAAATCTTTCTTTCTTGTGATGGAGCTTTGCCCTGGGGGACGGCTGCTTGATCAGATGGCTAAAGAGAGGCATTATTCAGAGTACCATGCCGCTAATATACTCAAGGAACTGGTTCTAGTCATCAAATATTGCCATGATATGGGTGTTGTTCATCGGGATATAAAGCCTGAGAATATCCTTCTCACAGCTACTGGACAGATGAAGCTCGCAGATTTTGGATTAGCTGTGAGGATGTcaaatg GTCAGAGCTTGACAGGTGTGGTAGGCAGTCCTGCTTATGTTGCCCCAGAAGTTCTAACAGGCCATTATTCGGAAAAAGTTGACATCTGGAGTGCTGGTGTCCTCCTTCATGCCCTCTTGGTTAGTGTGCTTCCATTCCATGGTGACACTTTGGATTCAGTATTTGAGGCTATTAAGAATGCTGACCTTGATTTTGAGAATGGTGCATGGAGATCCATATCTCAACCTGCACGAGATCTGGTTGCACGTATGCTGGCAAGAGATGTTTCAGTGAGGTTAACTGCTGATGAAGTATTAG GGCATCCATGGATATTGTTCCATACTGAAGCAACATTGGGAATGGCTGCTTTTGAGACAAAAATGGGAAACCATGAAAAACCGGCTTCCCCACAACTGACCATCTCACCTGGGGTTGTGTCAGAGAGAAGCAAGATGATACCCAATGGCTTTCTCAATGATGATTCTTTCCTGTTTTTATCATCTAATAGTTCATATACAAGGTCAGAAGTGCAAGACAGCGCATTGGTTGATGCTCTAACTGTTGCGATTTCTCGCGTGGCGATATCTGAACCAAAAAGAACCAGGCTATGTGGCCCTACTGGTCCTATTCAACAAGAGTGTTCTTCTAACATTAAGGTTAACAACAACAACCACCACCTCTGTACAGCATTTTGA